One window from the genome of Echinicola vietnamensis DSM 17526 encodes:
- a CDS encoding RagB/SusD family nutrient uptake outer membrane protein — MNLKILSIGLITLMLSSACSNQLDLYPRSAVSSESELTEDDVESFLIGVYQSVQNDPGRESYILPDLVGGDLNSAGSTNGGGTNAFISNILRPEHGYVNSSWKGYYEALYQVNTLISNVKGMTPSDRINEVMGTVHYFRAYIYYNLLIKFGGVPIIRENTQEKLPRNSAEEVWQFIEEDLTVAIEHAPDFNAGLGGDFNFVSSQAAKALMARVKLGQGKMDEAAALAEELINLPYFDLDSFDKIFRRQDNSEMIFAFVNLTIESSINLSTLFYTYAHPQSGSYVFKPNPWAMDMFTGSDLRADVSVDTYDGLDVVNKYPSGQTGTDQLNVSRLAEMYLISAEAQGLAGIDRLNELREARGLGPVSASNEATYLNLVLEERRRELFAEGFRWVDLVRTGKAIEELGIQQRETLMPIPETELLLNEKLEQNPGY, encoded by the coding sequence ATGAACCTGAAAATATTGTCCATAGGCCTGATAACGCTGATGCTGTCCAGTGCCTGTAGCAACCAGCTGGACCTGTACCCAAGGTCGGCGGTATCATCTGAGTCTGAACTTACCGAGGATGATGTAGAATCCTTTCTGATAGGAGTTTACCAATCTGTACAGAATGATCCAGGAAGGGAGTCGTACATTTTACCGGATTTGGTAGGTGGTGACCTTAACTCAGCCGGATCCACCAATGGTGGCGGCACCAATGCTTTTATCAGCAATATCCTTCGTCCGGAACATGGTTATGTAAACAGTTCATGGAAGGGGTATTATGAAGCCCTTTATCAAGTAAATACCCTTATTTCCAATGTAAAAGGGATGACCCCATCAGACCGGATCAACGAAGTGATGGGGACAGTACATTACTTTCGTGCTTACATTTATTACAATTTGCTGATCAAATTTGGCGGTGTGCCCATCATCAGGGAGAACACCCAAGAAAAGCTGCCAAGGAATTCAGCTGAGGAAGTTTGGCAATTTATCGAAGAGGACTTGACGGTAGCCATTGAACATGCGCCTGATTTTAATGCTGGCCTCGGCGGGGATTTTAATTTCGTTTCCAGCCAAGCGGCCAAAGCGCTGATGGCCCGCGTGAAGTTGGGCCAGGGAAAAATGGACGAGGCAGCAGCCTTGGCAGAGGAGCTGATCAACTTACCGTATTTTGATTTGGACAGCTTTGATAAAATCTTCCGAAGACAAGACAATAGTGAAATGATTTTTGCTTTTGTGAACTTGACGATTGAATCCAGCATCAATCTTTCCACCCTGTTTTACACCTATGCCCACCCACAAAGTGGCTCCTATGTGTTCAAACCAAACCCTTGGGCCATGGATATGTTCACAGGATCAGATTTGCGAGCAGATGTCTCCGTGGACACTTACGATGGGCTGGATGTAGTGAACAAGTATCCCAGCGGCCAAACAGGCACCGATCAGCTTAATGTGAGCAGGTTAGCAGAGATGTACCTTATCAGTGCCGAAGCGCAAGGGCTTGCTGGAATAGATCGTTTAAATGAATTGCGGGAAGCAAGAGGGCTAGGGCCGGTATCGGCATCGAATGAAGCGACGTACCTTAATTTGGTACTAGAGGAACGAAGGAGAGAGCTCTTTGCGGAAGGTTTTCGCTGGGTAGACCTGGTACGTACAGGTAAGGCAATAGAAGAGCTGGGTATTCAGCAACGGGAAACCCTTATGCCCATCCCAGAGACCGAGTTGCTTTTAAACGAAAAATTGGAACAAAACCCAGGGTATTGA
- a CDS encoding phosphodiester glycosidase family protein, whose amino-acid sequence MKKYINYYYSILMAGSLMLMAASCKNEDAQPAVLDKDLAPITQRMVDSTELVSEVFWDTTFMVAPGVEETDIHYLSMKGLSMRMFVFKIDLKADGVSLHPLTPFGTSGFGMQPIPDMMGWVDVPGKKVVAGVNADFFNMDTGEPRGVVHLHGEQVKTTPMVGRSFFGVDKNGRLVIEHSDDYPDVKDDLYDALGAGDLLIKDYTLAPLANTEDIHPRTAVGITDAEEVYFMVIDGRQFDYSNGMTLPEVATFFQALGVRDATNLDGGGSSTFVSLHSLEDVFHIRNRPSDGSPRPVANGWAVLVNEN is encoded by the coding sequence ATGAAAAAATATATCAATTATTACTATTCCATCTTGATGGCTGGTTCCTTGATGCTAATGGCTGCCAGCTGCAAAAATGAAGATGCCCAACCAGCCGTGCTGGATAAAGACTTGGCACCGATCACCCAACGCATGGTGGACAGTACCGAGTTGGTCAGTGAAGTGTTTTGGGATACGACCTTTATGGTCGCCCCAGGCGTGGAAGAAACCGACATTCATTACCTGTCCATGAAAGGACTTTCGATGCGAATGTTTGTCTTTAAAATTGACCTTAAAGCAGATGGTGTATCACTCCATCCGTTGACCCCTTTTGGCACCAGTGGATTTGGCATGCAGCCTATTCCTGATATGATGGGCTGGGTAGATGTACCTGGAAAGAAAGTAGTGGCCGGTGTAAATGCTGATTTCTTTAACATGGACACGGGAGAGCCGCGCGGGGTAGTACACCTGCATGGGGAACAGGTCAAGACCACGCCGATGGTCGGCAGGTCATTCTTTGGTGTGGATAAAAACGGTCGGTTGGTGATCGAGCATTCCGATGATTATCCTGACGTAAAAGATGACCTTTACGATGCTTTGGGAGCAGGGGACCTGCTAATCAAGGATTATACCTTGGCCCCTCTAGCAAATACTGAGGATATTCATCCCAGAACAGCCGTAGGGATCACAGATGCGGAGGAGGTTTACTTTATGGTCATTGATGGGCGTCAATTTGACTACTCCAATGGCATGACGTTGCCTGAAGTGGCTACGTTCTTCCAGGCTCTGGGCGTTCGAGATGCGACCAATTTGGATGGCGGGGGTTCCTCTACTTTCGTGAGCCTGCACAGTTTAGAGGACGTTTTTCACATTCGTAATCGGCCTTCCGATGGATCTCCACGTCCCGTGGCGAATGGTTGGGCTGTATTGGTAAATGAAAATTGA